The DNA window TCATGTACCGTATGCCGCTATATCTTTGCGCGTCTCTACTCCTAGATGCTAATACCCAAGATATCAACGTCTGACGCCTGTTAGCGGACGGATAGGAAACGGAGGGGGTACTTACGCTACTTTCCGAATAGGATTCCATCCCGGTAGAAGTGGATTGCGAGTCCAAATAACACCGCTGCGACAATTGCAATTCCGAGGTATTCGATCGGGAAGGGCGTTTCAACCCCATATTGTGATAAGCCGACGACACCTGTCGAGGCGAGACTCAGTGCTATTACCACGCCAGCAGACCAGCTGTGTGTCCACTCCCGGTGAGAGCCCGTTGCCCGATTTATGAAGTCGGGGACAAGCGCCATCGCAACAAGCATGGTAAGCGCGATAATTCCGATAGTCAATGCAGCAGGCGAAACATCTGGGACGAGATTTGCAACCGTCGCCGAAACGTACGCCAACACCTTGTCGAACCCGATATAGACGAAATAACCGCCTACACCAAGAATTCCGATTTTTGCGAGAATTACCGCTCGCCGGTATGGAATCGATTGGGGGTGATCGGTATCGGGGAAGATTGAGAACACGAATACTAAGAAGGAGACTATTCCACCGAGACCGATTGCCCATCTTGGATCTCTCGTGCTCCTGTATACAAGTGCACAAGCGAGGAGGCCTGCACCGATTGCAGCATACTTCCCCCACCGTGCGTGTTCATCGTAGTTTGCCATGGATTCTGATATTTCTCCGAGAGTAAAAAGTCACGGATGGTATATATACCTTGAACTAAGGCGATAACTCGTCGATGATGGAGCTCAGTAATTCATTACATCGGGCTTTATCTCGTAACTGTCCACGCGCTGGGGGTCATCATCGAGATAGCCCGCATCAAACTCCCACACCCGGCCTTCAGCAAGATCGGTCGTGTTATCCAGTCCTTCTCCGATTTGGGTCCCTTCCTCATCGAGGAAGAACACCTCGATGCCGACATAGGAGAGCTCCTCGCCAGAAACGTTCTCCAGACGGCCCTTCACACCCGCGTCGTAGGAACCATTGTTGTACCATTCATGTTCGAGAACTTCGACCTGCTTCTCCTCTTCGGCACTGCCATCATCGTCGCTACTCTCCTGACTGCTATCGTCGCCGTTTCCGTTGCCCGAATCCTCTCCGTTTCCATTCCCGTTTCCGTTGCCGTCGTCAGTTGCCCCTTCCTCTCGGTCACCGTTGCCGTCGTCGCTTGAGGCACAGCCCGCAATCGTAAGCGAGAGGAGAGTCCCACCAGTTGCCAATAGTTTTCGTCGGAACATAACCGCACAGAGGACTGTTCGTTACATAAATATGTTGGCCCACTACTAGTTCTGGGGGGTTCAATTACTCGATCTGCCGTATCGCATCTTCGAGCCCCAGCCCGTGCTCGGCGGCCATCGTGTCGGCGATCGCGTAGGCGCGCTCGCTCCGGTCGGGTGCGTGGTCGCGACGGGTTCGGGAATACTCGACGAGCGCTTCGATCACGAGGAGGTCGTCCTGTGGGTGCATCGCCGGCGTTGGCCGCCCGATTGGATAAAAAGAGTCGGATTAGATGATCGTACCCCACCTGCGAAGGTGACTGCACAATTTCTGAGAATCGTTGTAATTGCTTATGCCCAATATTAGAACGCAACTCGATCAAGCGAGAGAGTCACCCACATAGTTCTTGACATATGGTTGTAGAGTGGCCAGAGGCCTCTATAGTGGGGTGTTCGATTATAGGGTATGGGACGTCGAATATTACCGGTCTTTGCACTGCTCGGTATTGGACTCGGCATTCAGTTCTATTTCGTTGGCCGCCACGTCGTTCGAGAGATGCTAGCGGGTGCTGATATAACGTTCAGTCCATTGCTGGGAACAACGCTCTCGATTGGGGTTCCTATCATCGTTTTACTTGGGATTGCGGGACTCTCAATCGGTGCAGTCACGAAACTTGGGCTTCACAAAATGTGAGGGAGCAGCCATTCAACCAATCGACAAAGACCTCTTAGTTCCCCTTTGGAGGTAAGTGGACAGTTCTTAGCCAGAATCTTCAATCACCAGCGCAAGCTGATTGAGTTTATTCGATGAGTCCGGTTTTAGCAGGCAGGCGTTCGTCTGAAGTTTGTACGATTGAATAATGTCTGAACACGAGAGACTTGACTGGCAGTGATAGTTGTGCTATAGAGAAACTGCGTAGTAGACTGGTTGAGAATCACGCTCTCTGTCATTTGGCGGCAAATATTTCCCTCTGAAGTTGCAAGGAGATGTATGGGGGGGTAACGATGGAGATAGCGGTTCGGTACGGGAGGAATACGACTGCTCGGTTACGAGACCGAGCATTGCCGTAATCGACGCCGTTGCGCATGCTGAAGACGTCGAAATAACCGACGTTTCGGACGCTCTCGATACAACATTGTTTGATCAAGTCGATCCGGACGCTCTCGATGCACTCGTCTCCTCTTCTGACCACGTTTCGGTCGCCTTCTCTGTCGACGATTACGAAGTCCAGATTGAGGGAGACGAGATCGTAGTCAGTGATGAATAGACCCCTAATGTTCTCTTTGACCGTTCGACGCCTAGCGAATAGTTGGTTCAGCGGGGCGGAGCTATCGCATGTACTTGTACGAGAATGACGTGAGAACGTGGCGATAGGGAGCGTTAAATGCTAACACGGCAAATATTGCATATGGTTGCATTAGACGAAGTCTTTGAATTGTTGGAAGATCAAAGACGGCGATATGCTTTGTATTGTCTCTACGAAAAAGACGGACCAGTAGCCGTTTCTGAACTGGTGAAAAAAAATAGAGAAATGGGAAGACGACCCGTCGGAGACAGATGGGAGTATTGATCGGTTCGAAAAAATCGCCATTGACCTGAAACACGTACACCTTCCAAAATCTGCTGAAGTTGAGTTCATCCAGTATGACAAAGAACAAGGGGTTATTCAGGCACAGGGTTCGCCCGAGGAATTTGACGCCCTTCTCACTATCGCAAAAATAATCGAAGAGCCAGAAGAGGGAGACGAAACGTGAACTACCCCGACCTACTCGCGCCCTTCAGGCGCTCCTTGAGC is part of the Natronosalvus caseinilyticus genome and encodes:
- a CDS encoding FxLYD domain-containing protein, which gives rise to MFRRKLLATGGTLLSLTIAGCASSDDGNGDREEGATDDGNGNGNGNGEDSGNGNGDDSSQESSDDDGSAEEEKQVEVLEHEWYNNGSYDAGVKGRLENVSGEELSYVGIEVFFLDEEGTQIGEGLDNTTDLAEGRVWEFDAGYLDDDPQRVDSYEIKPDVMNY
- a CDS encoding HalOD1 output domain-containing protein, yielding MQGDVWGGNDGDSGSVREEYDCSVTRPSIAVIDAVAHAEDVEITDVSDALDTTLFDQVDPDALDALVSSSDHVSVAFSVDDYEVQIEGDEIVVSDE
- a CDS encoding DUF7344 domain-containing protein; its protein translation is MVALDEVFELLEDQRRRYALYCLYEKDGPVAVSELVKKNREMGRRPVGDRWEY
- a CDS encoding DUF7344 domain-containing protein; translation: MDRFEKIAIDLKHVHLPKSAEVEFIQYDKEQGVIQAQGSPEEFDALLTIAKIIEEPEEGDET